A single genomic interval of Sagittula sp. P11 harbors:
- a CDS encoding SDR family NAD(P)-dependent oxidoreductase → MELGLKDKVAIVTGSGRGIGAVTARALAEEGAKVVITDIDPETTEATRAALEADGYDAIGVVCDVTNEAQVEALVSRTIEAFGAVHILVNNAGFPRDNYITKMPEQDWDAVVGVILKGAYTCSRAVVPYFMEQKWGRVINISSRAYLGNPGQTNYAAAKAGIIGFTRALGMEQGRFNVTVNAIAPGFIATEMIEALPNYDRIKSRALAMNTVQRLGNERDIANGVVFLASDAAEYISGETLHITGGRYG, encoded by the coding sequence TTGGAACTGGGACTAAAGGACAAGGTGGCTATCGTCACCGGATCGGGTCGCGGGATCGGCGCAGTGACCGCCCGCGCGCTGGCCGAAGAGGGGGCGAAGGTGGTGATCACCGATATCGACCCCGAAACCACAGAAGCCACCCGCGCCGCTCTTGAGGCCGACGGATACGACGCGATCGGCGTGGTCTGCGATGTCACGAACGAGGCACAGGTCGAAGCCCTCGTCTCGCGCACGATCGAAGCATTTGGCGCCGTCCACATCCTGGTCAACAATGCCGGATTTCCGCGCGACAACTACATCACCAAGATGCCCGAACAGGACTGGGACGCTGTTGTGGGCGTGATCCTGAAGGGTGCCTATACCTGCTCGCGCGCCGTGGTGCCGTACTTCATGGAACAGAAGTGGGGCCGGGTGATCAACATCTCCTCTCGCGCCTATCTCGGCAATCCGGGACAGACCAACTATGCCGCCGCCAAGGCCGGCATCATCGGCTTCACCCGGGCGCTGGGGATGGAACAGGGGCGCTTCAATGTCACCGTAAATGCCATCGCGCCGGGGTTCATCGCCACCGAGATGATCGAGGCGCTTCCAAACTACGACCGGATAAAGTCGCGCGCTCTGGCAATGAATACCGTGCAGCGCCTTGGCAACGAACGCGACATCGCCAACGGCGTGGTGTTCCTCGCCTCGGATGCGGCGGAATACATCTCGGGCGAGACGCTTCACATCACCGGGGGGCGATATGGCTAA
- a CDS encoding TRAP transporter large permease, which yields MEFLAPVSLLLAGLLVVGMPIGFAMGIAGTVGLYLIGGLNLALGILSVAPYRNTASWLLTAIPLFILMAEILSASRISSDMFRAANRWVGHLPGGLAVATVFTSAGFGAVSGSSTAATATMARTVAPEAEKYGYDRGMIVGTVAAAGTLSIMIPPSVVLMVYGIITETSIGGLFIAGILPGLITALSFAGITMVWATLNRDLAPPVQSHGWRERFASLRDIWPVVLLFVFVVAGIYSGAVTVTEAAAVGCFGAIMIAAVLLRRMGWREFMGALERTTRPTAMIFTIIIGAHIFGYFVTLTMAPQALVSYVQGLEIGPGVVILILILIYILLGCVMDQLAILILTMPIVFPMVMELGYSPIWFGILVTKTVEIGLITPPIGMNVFVASSITGVPLKRVFVGVLPFVLAEFAVLALIAFFPEIVTVFSGEY from the coding sequence GATAGGCTTCGCGATGGGCATCGCCGGCACCGTCGGCCTGTATCTGATCGGCGGGCTCAATCTGGCGCTCGGCATCCTGTCGGTGGCCCCGTATCGCAACACCGCCTCTTGGCTGTTGACCGCCATTCCCTTGTTCATCTTGATGGCCGAGATCCTGTCGGCCAGTCGGATTTCGTCGGACATGTTCCGCGCCGCCAACAGGTGGGTGGGCCATTTGCCCGGCGGACTGGCCGTGGCCACGGTCTTTACCAGCGCAGGCTTCGGGGCGGTTTCGGGCTCGTCCACCGCGGCGACGGCCACGATGGCGCGCACCGTCGCGCCCGAGGCTGAGAAATATGGCTATGACCGCGGCATGATCGTAGGCACGGTTGCGGCCGCCGGGACGTTGTCGATCATGATCCCGCCTTCGGTTGTGCTGATGGTTTACGGTATCATCACCGAAACCTCGATCGGCGGGCTGTTCATTGCCGGCATTCTGCCGGGTCTCATTACCGCGCTCAGCTTTGCCGGGATCACGATGGTCTGGGCGACGCTGAACCGCGATCTGGCGCCACCAGTGCAAAGCCATGGGTGGCGTGAGCGCTTCGCGTCACTGCGCGACATCTGGCCGGTGGTTCTGCTGTTCGTCTTTGTCGTGGCCGGGATTTATTCTGGCGCTGTCACCGTGACCGAAGCCGCCGCGGTCGGCTGCTTTGGCGCGATCATGATTGCCGCCGTGTTGCTCAGACGTATGGGCTGGCGCGAATTCATGGGGGCGCTCGAACGTACAACGCGCCCGACTGCAATGATCTTCACCATTATTATCGGGGCGCACATTTTCGGCTATTTTGTCACCCTGACCATGGCACCGCAGGCGCTGGTTTCGTACGTGCAAGGGCTTGAGATCGGGCCGGGCGTGGTGATTTTAATCCTGATCCTGATCTACATCCTGCTGGGCTGCGTGATGGATCAGCTGGCGATCCTGATCCTGACCATGCCGATCGTCTTTCCAATGGTCATGGAGCTTGGCTATTCGCCGATCTGGTTCGGCATCCTGGTGACCAAAACGGTCGAAATCGGGCTGATTACCCCCCCAATCGGAATGAACGTTTTCGTCGCCAGCTCGATCACCGGCGTACCTCTTAAACGGGTCTTTGTCGGGGTGCTGCCTTTCGTGCTGGCCGAGTTCGCGGTCTTGGCCCTGATCGCATTCTTTCCCGAGATCGTAACCGTGTTCTCGGGCGAATACTGA